One part of the Thiothrix nivea DSM 5205 genome encodes these proteins:
- a CDS encoding bifunctional protein-serine/threonine kinase/phosphatase: MTHLTITIGQFSDQGRKPLNQDFHGAMIPQASLLETKGVAVALADGISSSEVSQVASQLAVKGFLDDYYSTAESWSVKTSAQRVLQASNSWLYAQNRNGQFRYDLNKGYVCTFSALVLKSTTAYLFHIGDARIFRVQGNALEQLTEDHRLQVSQEKSYLSRALGIKQHLEIDYLSLPLEQDDTFVLATDGVYEHVRADFITHCIREQADDLDAAAKAIAAEAYAQGSTDNLTIQIVRVDSLPEPGAAELQQSLTTLPFPPELNARMELDGYSIVRNLHSSSRSHVWLAMDKSSREQVVLKTPSVDMRGNPAYLENFLMEEWIARRINSPHVLKAPPLTRKRNYLYTVTELVEGQTLTQWMIDNPRPDLETVRNIVEQIAKGLRAFHRQEMLHQDLRPANIMIDSTGTVKIIDFGSVQVAGISEIATATGQNAVPGTLQYTAPEYLLGEYGTTRSDLFSLGVIAYQMLTGKLPYGLEIAKCRSKSELNRLVYRPAEDDKRNVPAWMDDALQKAVQINPAKRYDTLSEFLHDLRQPNQAFLGKTRAPLLERNPVRFWQGVSLMLALIIIVLLAR, translated from the coding sequence ATGACACATCTCACCATCACCATCGGCCAATTCTCCGATCAGGGCCGCAAACCCCTGAATCAGGACTTCCACGGCGCTATGATTCCGCAGGCATCCCTGCTGGAAACCAAGGGCGTGGCGGTAGCGCTGGCCGACGGCATCAGCAGCAGCGAAGTCAGTCAGGTCGCCAGCCAATTGGCGGTGAAAGGCTTTCTCGACGATTACTATTCCACCGCCGAAAGCTGGTCGGTGAAAACCTCGGCGCAGCGGGTGCTACAGGCCAGCAATTCCTGGCTGTATGCGCAGAACCGCAACGGGCAATTCCGCTACGACTTGAACAAAGGTTATGTGTGCACTTTCAGTGCGCTGGTGCTGAAATCCACCACCGCCTACCTCTTTCATATCGGTGATGCGCGTATTTTCCGCGTGCAGGGCAATGCGCTGGAACAGCTCACCGAAGACCATCGTTTACAGGTTTCGCAGGAAAAAAGTTACCTGAGCCGTGCACTCGGCATCAAACAGCACCTCGAAATCGACTACCTGAGCCTGCCGCTGGAACAGGATGATACCTTCGTGCTGGCGACTGACGGGGTTTACGAACACGTCCGTGCCGATTTCATCACTCATTGCATCCGTGAACAGGCGGACGATCTGGATGCCGCCGCCAAAGCCATCGCCGCCGAAGCCTACGCGCAAGGCAGCACCGACAATCTCACCATCCAGATCGTGCGGGTGGATAGCTTGCCGGAACCGGGAGCCGCCGAACTCCAGCAATCTCTCACCACCCTGCCGTTCCCGCCCGAACTGAATGCACGCATGGAGCTGGATGGCTACAGTATCGTGCGCAACCTGCATTCCAGCAGCCGTAGCCATGTGTGGCTGGCAATGGATAAAAGCAGCCGTGAACAGGTGGTGTTGAAAACCCCGTCCGTCGACATGCGCGGCAACCCGGCCTACCTGGAAAATTTCCTGATGGAGGAATGGATTGCCCGCCGTATCAACAGCCCGCACGTACTCAAGGCTCCACCGCTAACCCGCAAACGGAATTATCTGTACACCGTCACCGAGTTGGTGGAAGGCCAGACCCTGACCCAGTGGATGATCGACAACCCCAGACCTGATCTCGAAACCGTGCGCAACATTGTCGAACAGATTGCCAAAGGTTTGCGTGCTTTCCACCGGCAGGAAATGCTGCATCAGGACTTGCGCCCTGCCAACATCATGATCGACAGCACCGGCACGGTGAAAATCATCGACTTTGGTTCCGTGCAGGTCGCGGGCATCAGCGAAATTGCGACGGCAACCGGACAAAATGCCGTACCCGGCACGCTGCAATACACCGCGCCGGAATACCTGCTGGGCGAATACGGTACAACCCGTTCCGATCTGTTTTCGCTGGGGGTGATTGCCTACCAGATGCTGACCGGCAAACTGCCGTATGGGCTGGAGATTGCCAAATGCCGCAGCAAATCCGAACTCAACCGGCTGGTGTACCGCCCGGCGGAGGATGACAAGCGCAACGTTCCGGCGTGGATGGATGATGCCCTGCAAAAAGCTGTGCAGATAAATCCTGCCAAGCGTTACGACACGCTATCGGAATTCCTGCACGATTTGCGGCAACCGAATCAGGCATTCCTTGGTAAAACCCGCGCACCACTATTGGAACGCAATCCGGTACGGTTCTGGCAAGGTGTTTCGCTGATGCTGGCTCTGATCATTATTGTACTATTGGCCAGATGA
- a CDS encoding TusE/DsrC/DsvC family sulfur relay protein, with protein MMTQTTSGKMQTNPYAIYNLAVCVDGREILTDQEGYIQDMDDWSEGFSKALAEREGLQLNEEHWEVIRYIRHYHEEHRVQAPVRDMIRHFSKAWGKERGNNRYLHEIFPKGGPQKQGNRLAGIRKTKGEH; from the coding sequence ATGATGACACAAACAACTTCCGGCAAAATGCAAACCAACCCTTACGCCATCTACAACTTGGCCGTATGCGTGGACGGGCGCGAAATACTCACCGATCAGGAAGGCTACATCCAGGACATGGATGACTGGAGTGAAGGCTTCAGCAAAGCCCTGGCCGAACGCGAAGGCTTGCAACTGAACGAAGAACACTGGGAAGTGATCCGTTACATCCGCCACTACCACGAAGAGCATCGGGTACAAGCGCCGGTACGCGACATGATCAGGCATTTCAGCAAGGCATGGGGCAAGGAGCGTGGCAACAACCGTTACCTGCACGAAATCTTCCCCAAAGGCGGCCCGCAAAAGCAAGGCAACCGTCTGGCGGGCATACGCAAAACCAAAGGCGAACATTGA
- a CDS encoding molybdopterin-dependent oxidoreductase produces the protein MHVTKTTCPYCGVGCGVLVQQDDNGIFSVKPDKEHPANLGRLCSKGTALAETIDHPDRLLYPEINGQQVSWDEAAQTVANRFRSIIEEHGPDAVAFYVSGQLLTEDYYVANKLMKGFIGSANIDTNSRLCMSSAVAAHKRAFGEDLVPCSYEDLEQAELIVLVGSNAAWCHPVLYQRMVKAKKYNPLLKVVNIDPRRTQTADLADLHLGLAPGTDAVLFNGLLNWLAENGYSADGFVAQSTQGAANALAAAKQSAPDIQTVAKLCNLAAEDVNRFFQLFGSTKKVVTVFSQGINQSSSGVDKGNALINCHLLSGRIGKPGMGPFSFTGQPNAMGGREVGGLANQLAAHLDIDNPQHRDLVQRFWQSPRMAAQAGLKAVDLFEAIHTGKVKAVWVMATNPAVSLPDSSRVREALEKCECVVVSDCVRHTDTVDMAHIRLPALTWGERNGTVTNSDRTISRQLPFLPAPGAARQDWEILRDVAHAMGFSTYFPYQSAHEIFREHAALSTFENSGSRCFDIGAWQQLSAAEYDALPPTQWPLDADGKGTQRLFADGRFFTASGKAQFISVEPRLPQSVRSAGYPFVLNTGRVRDHWHTLTRTGISPRLSAHSSEPYVEMHPCDARDQGLQEGGIARIHNALGEIRVRVKTSRNQQRGSLFVPMHWSDQFSASAGVGQLIPAVTDPISGQPEAKHATVAIAPFTARWHGFMISRRKLKGEGDYFTAIKAPQAWRYELSGSEPATNWPQFARGLLCESGGDPNWIEYHDPARHTYRAARFVGEQLESCLFISTSAGLLPEREWLVSLFEQEGISPAERSSLLAGKPLVAGEDKGRTICACFNVGEKTIRKAIAEQGLKTVEDIGGCLQAGTNCGSCLPELATLLAK, from the coding sequence ATGCACGTAACCAAAACCACCTGCCCCTACTGCGGCGTCGGCTGCGGCGTACTGGTGCAGCAGGATGACAACGGTATCTTCAGCGTCAAGCCGGACAAGGAACACCCCGCCAACCTCGGCAGGCTGTGTTCCAAAGGCACGGCGCTGGCAGAAACCATCGACCATCCAGACCGCCTGCTCTACCCCGAAATCAACGGGCAGCAGGTCAGTTGGGATGAGGCCGCCCAAACCGTCGCCAACCGTTTCCGCAGCATTATCGAGGAACACGGGCCGGATGCGGTCGCGTTCTACGTTTCCGGCCAGTTGCTGACCGAAGACTATTACGTCGCCAACAAACTGATGAAAGGTTTCATCGGCTCGGCCAACATCGACACCAACTCACGCCTGTGCATGTCGTCAGCAGTGGCTGCGCACAAGCGGGCGTTCGGCGAAGATCTGGTTCCGTGCAGTTACGAAGACCTCGAACAAGCCGAACTGATCGTGCTGGTTGGCAGCAATGCGGCCTGGTGCCACCCGGTGCTTTACCAGCGCATGGTCAAGGCCAAAAAGTATAATCCATTGCTCAAAGTGGTGAACATCGACCCGCGCCGAACCCAGACTGCTGACCTGGCTGACTTGCACCTGGGGCTGGCTCCCGGTACAGATGCGGTCTTGTTCAATGGTTTGCTCAACTGGCTGGCTGAGAATGGCTATAGTGCTGATGGTTTCGTTGCGCAATCCACGCAAGGAGCCGCCAATGCGCTGGCGGCTGCCAAACAAAGCGCCCCTGACATTCAAACCGTTGCCAAGCTGTGTAATCTTGCCGCTGAAGACGTAAACCGGTTTTTCCAGCTATTTGGCTCGACGAAAAAAGTGGTCACGGTCTTCTCGCAAGGCATTAACCAGTCCTCCAGCGGCGTGGACAAGGGTAACGCGCTGATCAACTGCCACCTGCTGAGCGGGCGTATCGGCAAACCCGGTATGGGGCCGTTTTCCTTCACCGGCCAGCCCAACGCCATGGGTGGGCGCGAAGTCGGCGGGCTGGCCAACCAGCTGGCCGCGCATCTGGACATCGACAACCCGCAGCACCGCGATCTGGTGCAGCGTTTCTGGCAATCGCCGCGCATGGCTGCGCAGGCTGGGTTGAAGGCTGTCGACCTGTTCGAGGCTATCCACACCGGCAAGGTCAAGGCGGTGTGGGTCATGGCGACTAACCCCGCAGTCAGCCTGCCGGATTCCAGCCGGGTGCGTGAGGCGCTGGAAAAATGTGAGTGTGTGGTCGTGTCAGACTGTGTGCGCCATACCGATACCGTCGACATGGCGCACATCCGTCTGCCCGCGCTGACCTGGGGCGAACGTAACGGCACAGTGACGAATTCCGACCGTACCATTTCCCGCCAGCTTCCCTTTTTGCCCGCACCGGGTGCAGCCAGGCAGGATTGGGAAATCCTGCGGGATGTGGCTCATGCAATGGGTTTCAGCACATATTTCCCTTACCAATCAGCGCATGAAATCTTCCGCGAACATGCTGCCCTATCCACCTTCGAAAACAGTGGTTCACGCTGCTTTGACATCGGCGCGTGGCAACAGCTGTCGGCGGCAGAGTACGATGCGTTGCCGCCAACCCAATGGCCGCTGGATGCCGATGGTAAAGGCACGCAACGCCTGTTTGCCGATGGACGGTTTTTCACAGCTTCCGGTAAAGCACAATTCATCAGTGTAGAACCGCGTTTGCCACAATCCGTGCGCAGTGCCGGATACCCGTTCGTGCTCAATACCGGGCGGGTGCGTGACCACTGGCATACGCTGACCCGCACCGGCATTTCCCCGCGCCTTTCAGCGCACAGCAGTGAGCCTTATGTGGAAATGCACCCTTGCGATGCACGCGACCAGGGTTTGCAGGAAGGCGGCATTGCCCGTATCCATAACGCGCTGGGCGAAATACGGGTACGGGTGAAAACCAGCCGCAACCAGCAGCGTGGCAGCCTGTTCGTGCCGATGCACTGGAGTGACCAGTTCAGCGCATCGGCAGGTGTCGGGCAACTGATTCCCGCTGTCACCGACCCTATTTCCGGGCAGCCGGAGGCGAAACATGCGACGGTGGCGATAGCGCCGTTTACGGCTAGGTGGCATGGGTTCATGATTTCGCGGCGGAAACTGAAGGGAGAAGGCGACTACTTCACCGCCATTAAAGCCCCCCAAGCCTGGCGCTACGAACTTTCCGGCAGCGAACCGGCAACCAACTGGCCGCAATTCGCGCGCGGCCTGCTGTGCGAAAGCGGCGGTGACCCCAACTGGATCGAATACCACGACCCGGCACGCCACACCTACCGCGCCGCCCGTTTCGTTGGCGAACAACTGGAAAGCTGCCTGTTCATCAGCACCTCGGCGGGCTTGCTGCCCGAGCGTGAATGGCTGGTCAGCCTATTTGAGCAGGAAGGCATTTCCCCCGCCGAACGTTCCAGCCTGCTGGCAGGCAAACCCCTGGTGGCTGGCGAAGACAAGGGGCGCACCATTTGTGCCTGTTTCAACGTCGGCGAAAAGACCATCCGCAAGGCCATTGCGGAACAGGGGCTGAAAACGGTGGAAGACATCGGGGGTTGTTTGCAGGCAGGCACCAACTGCGGTTCCTGCCTGCCGGAACTGGCCACCCTGCTGGCAAAGTGA
- a CDS encoding YkgJ family cysteine cluster protein: protein MAEKFDIPAEFQSSLVPELLTDDTTLQFNCHPGVSCFNICCKAADVTLAPYDILRLKKRLGITSTEFLEKYTVLFQADGQGMPGIKLRTDEEKACLFVREEGCSVYEDRPSSCRYYGLGLLSHRAEGSSDDVQYYFRNQEAHCQGWNTDQVMTIRDYRQQQGVPEYDAVNREWMQLMLKKKSAGPSVGTPNPLSFQLYFMASFDVDRFRRFVESEQFGRVYLLSEETREELKDDLALLKFGFRLLRQVLFDEQTIPTHESILEKRWEERKDIIELRRQAAIEEARLKSEADRKAALEAEADKDASA from the coding sequence ATGGCTGAAAAATTTGATATTCCAGCGGAATTCCAGAGTTCCCTCGTCCCCGAACTGTTGACGGATGACACTACCCTCCAGTTTAACTGCCACCCGGGCGTTTCCTGCTTCAACATTTGCTGCAAGGCGGCGGATGTGACCCTCGCCCCTTATGACATCCTGCGCCTGAAAAAGCGCCTGGGTATAACCTCCACCGAGTTTCTGGAAAAGTACACGGTGCTGTTCCAGGCCGATGGCCAGGGGATGCCCGGCATCAAGTTGCGCACCGATGAGGAGAAAGCTTGCCTGTTCGTGCGCGAGGAAGGGTGCAGCGTTTACGAAGACCGCCCGTCTTCCTGCCGTTACTACGGGCTGGGGCTGCTCTCCCACCGCGCGGAAGGCTCGTCGGACGATGTGCAATACTACTTCCGTAACCAGGAAGCGCATTGCCAGGGCTGGAACACCGATCAGGTCATGACCATCCGCGACTACCGCCAGCAGCAGGGCGTGCCGGAATACGATGCCGTCAACCGCGAATGGATGCAGTTGATGCTGAAGAAAAAATCGGCTGGCCCCAGTGTTGGCACGCCCAACCCGCTCAGCTTCCAATTGTATTTCATGGCCAGCTTCGACGTAGACCGTTTCCGCCGTTTTGTGGAAAGCGAACAGTTTGGCCGCGTCTACCTGCTTAGCGAGGAAACCCGTGAGGAACTGAAGGACGACCTTGCCCTGCTGAAGTTCGGTTTCCGCCTGCTGCGCCAGGTGCTGTTTGACGAGCAAACCATCCCCACCCACGAAAGCATCCTCGAAAAACGTTGGGAAGAGCGCAAGGACATCATCGAACTGCGCCGCCAGGCCGCCATCGAAGAAGCCCGCCTCAAATCCGAAGCCGACCGCAAGGCCGCGCTGGAAGCCGAAGCAGACAAGGACGCCAGCGCCTGA
- a CDS encoding alpha/beta hydrolase, whose translation MPTNICCVNGELITPAATVEIREIRLYSTARGKQTAHFALIPQGKRLPDKLPVLYLLHGAWDSHTAWMDHAEAQLRELARQYGLIIILPDGDPFGWYADSPFDPANQIETYLVDELIPEVEANLPAHPELRAIAGLSMGGQGALGLYLRNPGQFRSASSMSGILDITAHPDSWELERIFGKLASNRALWERHSVRFLLEGMADVEQLPWLLTVSLDDALALTDNRGVHQALRDRGIGHEYREAPGKHDWKYWTAELPLHVGFHARYLNLV comes from the coding sequence ATGCCCACCAACATCTGTTGCGTCAATGGGGAGTTGATTACGCCAGCGGCGACCGTTGAGATCCGGGAAATACGCCTGTATTCCACAGCGCGGGGCAAGCAAACAGCCCATTTCGCCCTTATTCCACAAGGCAAGCGCCTGCCGGACAAGCTGCCGGTGTTATACCTGCTGCACGGGGCATGGGATTCGCATACTGCCTGGATGGATCATGCGGAAGCGCAACTGCGCGAACTGGCGCGGCAATACGGCCTGATCATCATCCTACCCGATGGCGACCCATTCGGCTGGTATGCCGACTCACCGTTTGACCCCGCCAACCAGATTGAAACCTATTTGGTTGATGAACTGATCCCCGAGGTTGAGGCAAACCTGCCCGCGCACCCTGAACTGCGCGCCATTGCCGGTTTGTCGATGGGTGGGCAGGGCGCGCTGGGCTTGTACCTGAGGAATCCGGGGCAGTTCCGCTCAGCCAGTTCCATGAGTGGCATCCTGGACATTACGGCGCATCCTGATAGCTGGGAACTGGAGCGGATTTTCGGCAAGCTGGCAAGCAACCGGGCGCTCTGGGAACGCCATTCGGTACGTTTTCTGTTGGAAGGCATGGCGGATGTTGAACAGCTTCCCTGGCTGTTAACGGTGTCGCTGGATGACGCACTGGCACTGACGGATAACCGGGGCGTGCATCAGGCGCTGCGCGACCGGGGGATTGGGCATGAATACCGGGAAGCGCCGGGAAAGCATGACTGGAAATACTGGACGGCGGAATTGCCGCTGCATGTCGGGTTTCATGCGCGGTATTTGAATCTGGTGTAG